One Leptolyngbya subtilissima AS-A7 genomic window, CGACCAGTATGCCGATGAAATCGCTCAGCGACTAGCGGCCAAGGTGTAGGTTCATCTGTTTGATCATTAGGGCGTAGAGGTTTGCGATCGCCCCTACCGCCCTACAACATTCATAGCGAATGAGCGTTTCATCAACCGCAATAGCGCTAGGGGCCAGGGGACTGGCGCAGCACAAATCGCCACAAAAAACCCCAGCCGTCCAAAGCTGGGGTTATTAGGTTAAATGGCTGATTCAACGATTTGATTTAAGGTTTTGATTTAACGGCTTGATTTATGGAAATGCGTTAGTGGTGCTTTTGTTCTAGTCATGAACGTTATCTTTTGGGCTTAACCCGCCAGCATCAGTCAGTGAACTATGACATTGTCAACACTGCATAAAGTTTATGTTAGCTCAACATTGACCGCCGTTACACAGACTACGTTTAAGTAAATTGTGGAGCAGCGTTGCCGCGATCTGTTTAACCTTCACCGAGCGCAAAGAAACCGACCTATCTCAACCTTTTTAGGGGCTATAGAGCAGTGGTCTGCCAGTTTTTTATCGGTGATTGTTACAGCTTAGAGTGAGTAAAACTCCTAACCAATTTCGCGAGCGGCATTGTAAATCGCTTCGTTAGCCTGCACCGATTTCTGCAAATTTACCACCGGGCGCGGATAGTCAACACCGAGGATAACCCCAAAGCGCTTTTGCTCCACCGGCTGAAGTTTCCATGGCTCGTGCACCTTAGCCGCAGGGACATCTGCTAATTCCGGCAGCCAGTGTTTCACGTAGAGGCCGTCGGGGTCATAGTCCTTCGACTGTTTAGGAATATTGAAATAGCGAAAGCCCCGCGCGTCGTTGCCAACTCCGGCGGTGTAATTCCAGTTGCCGTAGTTGCTGCAGGGGTCGTGGTCGACCAGCAGCGACTCAAACCACTCGGCCCCCATACGCCAATCAATGCCCAGGTTTTTGGTGAGAAAGCTAGCCACATTCTGCCGCCCTCGGTTCGACATAAACCCAGAGTGGGCCAGCTCGCGCATGTTGGCATCCACCAGGGGAAAGCCGGTTTCGCCGTTGCGCCAGGCGTCAAAGCGAGGCCAGTCCTGCTTCCAGTCGATCAGCAGCCCCCGCAGACCAGAGGGGTAAAACACTTTGTTGCCGTGCTTGGCGCAGATCAAGCGAAAGTAGTCGCGCCACAGCAGTTCAAAGACCAGCCAGTAGGTGGAGTCGTTGCGAATGCGCTCCGCTTCATAGTCTTGCACCGTCTCGTACACCCGCCGGGGTGACAGGCAGCCCATCGCTAACCAGGCCGACAGCTTAGACGAGTAGTCGGCTCCCACCATGCCGTTGCGGGTCTGCTTATAGGTCTTGAGGCAGTCTGCATCCCACACATAGTGGTTGAGGCGTGCTAAGCCAGCCGTTTCGCCCCCCTCGAAAGTGAGCACGGCGCGGCTGTCAGGCTTTGAGGCCTCTAGGCCAAAGTCCGCTAGGGTGGGCAGAGTGCCGGGATTGACCTGAGGCAGGGGCAACAGTTTCGGGGGCGTGGGTAGAGCCACATCCACCGTGCTGTGCTGTTCCACTTTTTTACGAAACTGAGTAAACACCTCTGGCAGGCGATCAATGGCAAAGGGCAGTTTGTCGGGATGGTAGAGGGTGGCCCCCCAGTACACCTCCGTTTTGCAGCCCATGGCCGCCAGCTTGGTTTCCACCGCCTGCTCCACCCGCAGTTCTTCAGCGGTGACTTCCTCGTGCCAGTAGACGGCCTCAACGCTGTGGGCCTTCACCAGTTCTGAAATCACGTCTTCGGGCTGGCCCACGCGCACAACGAGGTCGCTGCCCAGGGCTTGGAGCGATCGCCGCAAATCGGCCACACTCTCTAGCAAAAACTGCGCCCGATAGGCTCCTGTTTTAGGAAAACCAAAGGCGGTCTGGCCAAACTGACGCGGGTCAAAACAGTAGAGAGGAATGATCGGCTGCCCGGCCCGCAACGCCTCGTCGAGAGGCTGGTGGTCATAGAGGCGGAGGTCGTTGCGAAACCAGACAAGGGTGGGCATGGAAGAGTGGGGAGTGATGGAGTGATGGGGAAGGGAGGATACAGTCGGCGGTTGAGGATTGAGCTAAAACCTCTGGCCTTAGTTCCGCCAACGCCCACTGATGGGTTAGTCGGCAGTTATTCGCTGAGCGGAGAATTCCTTTATTAAGTATTCTAAAGAACTATCAATTGCCGTGCAGGAGATTTGCATCTATGGCCATCAAAGTGGGTGATGTCGCCCCTGATTTCACGCTGCCCAACCAAGCGGGCGAGACCGTCACCCTAAGAAGCTTTCGGGGGCAGCGGGCGGTGGTGCTGTACTTTTATCCCAAAGATGACACCCCTGGCTGCACCGTAGAATCGTGCTCGTTTCGCGACAGCTATGAAGATTTTGTCGCCGTAGGGGCTGAGGTGATCGGCATCAGCAGCGACTCGCCCGACTCGCACAAAGCCTTTGCCAGTAAGCACAATCTGCCTTTTACCCTAGTCAGCGATCGCGGCTCTGCGGTGCGCAAAGCCTACGGCGTACCCGCCACCCTGGGGCTACTGCCCGGTCGAGTTACCTACATCATCGACAAAGACGGCAAGGTACGGCATATTTTTAATTCCCAATTCAACCCCAAGGGCCATGTAGACCAGGCCATGGGCATGCTCAAAACCCTACAAACCGCCTGATATGGAACTTCAACCCGAGCACTACGAATTGGCGATCTCCCTATCGGCCATCGAAGGGGCGATGGCCGGTCTTTGGTATCCCAGCGAAAGCGATGCCTTGGTTTCCCTAGTGATCTATGCCGACCCCCTGCCCAGCACCGAAGCTCTGGCTCAAAAGCTGGCGGGCGAGGAGAGCCTCGAAATTCGGCCCGCTGAAACGTTTTTTCGGCCAGTGCTCAACAACCCCTACTGGGCCAGTGAGCAGGGCGGCCACCTGGCGCAAAAATTTGCCAATCTTCGCGATGTGCTAGAAACCCACTTGGAAGACCTCCACAGCATTCGCGTAGGCCAAAGCAATGTGACGGTATACCTGCTGGGGCGGCATTCTAGCGGTTGCTTCCTAGGGGCATGCACCCACGTTGTAGAGACGTAGCCACTCCGGTCAGATGACGGTAGCCTAACGGTAGCAACCAAGGCAAGGCATCTATGGCTTTTCAAACCCCAGACTGGGTGAAGCACGCGGTCTTCTACCAGATTTTTCCCGACCGGTTTGCCCGGACCCAGCAGCATCTCGATGACCCAGCGATGGCCGTGACGCTAGAGCCGTGGGAATCGCCGCCGACACCCTTTGGCTACAAGGGCGGAGACCTCTGGGGGGTAGCCGAAAAACTCGACTATTTGGCAGATCTGGGAGTTACTGCCATCTACATGACGCCGATTTTCCAGTCGGCTTGCAACCACCGCTACCACACCCACGACTATTACCAGGTCGATCCGCTGCTGGGGGGCAATCCGGCTTTTTTTGACCTGTTAGAAGCCGCCCACGCCAAAGACATCAAGGTGGTGTTAGACGGGGTATTTAACCACTGTAGCCGGGGCTTTTTCTTCTTTAACGACATTCTCGAGAACGGCCCCAACTCCCCCTGGCTAGAATGGTTTGAGGTGGGGGGCTGGCCCCTGTCAGCCTATGACGGGTCACAGCCCGCTAACTACCGCAGCTGGGTAGATAACCGAGCCCTGCCAGCTTTCAAGCACGACCACCCAGCGGTGCGCGAATACCTGATGCGGGTGGGTGAGTACTGGGTGCGCCAAGGCATCGATGGCTGGCGGCTCGATGTGCCCTTTGAGATCAAAACCGAGGGCTTTTGGCAGGAATTTCGCGATCGCATCAAGGCCATCAACCCTGAGGCCTACATTGTGGGCGAGGTGTGGACTGACGCTAGCCAGTGGCTCGACGGCACCCAGTTTGACGGGGTAATGAACTACCTGTTCACTGGGCCAACGATGGCGTTTACGGCGGGCGATCGCATCCGCATGGATCTAGTCGAAAAGCCCCACTACTATCCCTACCCTGCCCTGGATGCGGCAGGCTATGGCGAAAAAATTCAGCAGCTGCTCAAGCTCTACCCCTGGGAGATTCAGCTGACCCAGCTCAACCTGCTCTCTAGCCACGATGTCGCCCGCATTCACTCGGTGGTCAACGGGGATGACGCCAGCATGGTGCTCTCCACCCTGCTGTTGTTTACTTTCCCGGGGGCGCCAAGCGTTTACTACGGGGATGAGGTGGGTTTACCGGGTGAGCTCGACCCCGACTGCCGCCGCACCTTTCCCCCTGAAAAGGAGTGGCACCTCGACCTGCTAACCATTCACCGAGAGCTGATTGCGCTGCGCCACCGGCACGCCGCCCTACGCATCGGCACCTACGACGTGCTGCACGCCGAGGGTCAGGTCTATGGGTTTAGCCGCACGCTGGGAAGCGATCGCATCATCGTCGTCCTCAACGCTGGTGAAGGGAGCGCGCTCCCAATTGCGACCGATACCTTAATCTCTCAGGGGCAAACCGTCCACGAAGTCTTCAGCTACCACGGGGCGACCTGGGCCCAGGACAGCCTAACGCTGCCCTCGCGATCGGCGGTGGTGGTGACGGTAGAGTAAGGCAAAAAGAATCCTATCGGCCCTGGATCAGGACAATTGCCTGATCCAGGGCCATCGACCGGAGCGTTTACCCGCCGCGACGCTGGCGAATTTGGGTGATAAAAAACTCTTCTAGCGTTGGGCGAGTCTGCTGTAAGGCAATCAGATGCCCGCCCACCAAGGGAATCTGCTTGGCGAACTCGTAGGGGTCGCCTTTGACATGGCCTTGCCAAAGATCGCCCTGCACCGTCATCGGCTCGAGCCAGAGCTCTAGCTCGGCGATACGCCCGCTGCGACCTTTGGCTACATATTGGTCGGCGGTGCCCAGCAGCTGGTCTAGACTACCGTTGGCGATCAGCTCACCCTGATCGAGAATGGCGATGCGATCGCAAATCACCTCCACATCCGACAAAATGTGGCTATTAAAGAAAATCGTCTTGCCCTCCCGCTTCAGGGCCAAAATAATTTCTCGCACCTGAAAGCGCCCAGTGGGGTCAAGCCCCGACATTGGCTCATCGAGAAACACCACGTCTGGGTCGTTCATCAAGGCCTGGGCCATGCCCACTCGCTGGAGCATCCCTTTTGAGTATTGGCGCAGCTGCTTTTTCTTTGCCGCTTCTTGGGGTAGGCCCACCAGATCGAGCAGCTCGACAATGCGGCGCTGCTGGGCTGCCCGCGACAGACCAAATAGACCGGCGGTATACTGCAAAAACTCCCAGCCGGTCAAAAAGTCGTAAAAGTAAGCATTTTCAGGCAGATAGCCGATGCGCTGTTTGACCGCGCTGTCGCCCAAAGCATGACCCAGCAGCGTGGCCTGGCCCGCCGTCGGGCGAATAATGCCTAGCAAAATCTTCAAGAGCGTAGTCTTACCTGCCCCGTTAGGGCCCAGCAGACCAAAGGTCTCACCCTGGTAAACCGTGAGAGAACACTGCTTGAGGGAAGTCACTCGCTGGTTAAGCCAAAACCCAGTGCGATAGGTTTTACCTAGCCCCTCGGTCTGCACCACAGCGGCGCGATTGTCTGGCAGACGGTTGTCTAGCTGGATAGGATCAATCGGTAACAATGGAGCGCTCATAGAAACCGTGCGAAGACCAAATAGACGACAATCATTAAAGGACTCATCCTTAGAATACCCTTCGAAAACCTCTCCCTTGCCAGGGGCCGATTCAGCTCTCGTTGTGTCAGGCTGAACACATGAGGCCAGTGTCTTATGGCCTGTACGTTAAGACAGGCTTCGCAGGGAATACGCTGAGCTGAGGTCTCATTTACTCCTTAAATTGATAAATTGCTCCTAAGTTACTCTATGGCTCGCTTTAAGATAGATCGTTCAAAACTGGTAGCGGTGATCACCGGGGTAATCTCCCTGCTGCTAGCGGTTGGTTACCTTGTGCTAGTTCAAATTCTGGACTTTCGCGGCGACATGGTGCCCGCTCCCCTGTCTACCCTGATAGGGGTGGTAGAGCCAGCTCTGGAACTCATCACCTAGGGCTTTGCAGAGGTTATAGCAATGGTTGAGCGGTCTGTCGGCCCCAAAGCTGAGAGCGGCAGGGCAATCGTTGCTGGGTTAAGCCTAGGTAATCGGATACCTCTCTTGGTATTCTATAGGGCGCCTAGGCAGTCCTCGTCTACCGCTGGCAGGGGTACTCCTCCTTTAAGTTTTTCAGGGCTGTGGATATGTTGAAACGAACACTGAACCAGACGTCGCTACAGCCCTTGACAACGATCGCAACCTTTGTGGAGCTATTGGCCTGGCGAGCTGAGCAGACTCCCAAGGGCATAGCCTACCGTTTTTTGGCGGAGGGCACCCCTGAGACCGCCCAGACGATTACCTACAGCGCTCTGCAACAGCGGGCCCAAGCCATTGCAGTACTGCTCCAAGACCTCAACTGCCGAAACCAGCCGGTGCTGCTGCTCTACCCCGCTGGGTTAGATTACATTGCCGCATTTTTTGGCTGCCTCTACGCCGGGGCGATCGCTGTTCCTGCCTACCCCCCCCGCCCTAACCGCTCTTTAGATCGCATCCAGGCCATGGTGCAGGATGCTGGGGCCACCGTAGCTCTGACCGACAGCGCCACCCTGCAAAAGCTGGAGCGGCGATTGGCCGAGACCCCCCGGCTGCGATCGCTCTACTGCCTCAGCACCGACGGCCTACAAGCCGATCTGGCCCAGCAGTGGCGGCCTCCGACCATCCAAGCCGACACCCTGGCCCTGTTGCAATACACCTCGGGGTCAACGGCCTTGCCCAAAGGGGTGATGATCAGCCACGACAACCTGCTGCACAACTCTGAGCTGATTGGCCGCTGCTTTGGCAACACTGCCGCCAGTCGGGGGGTTTCCTGGCTACCGCCTTACCACGACATGGGGCTGGTGGGGGGTATTTTGCAGCCGCTGTACGTTGGTGCCGAGATGACCCTGATGGCCCCGGTTTCGTTTTTACAGCGACCGGTGCGCTGGCTAGAGGCGATTTCCCACTACCAGGCCACGACCAGCGGCGGGCCAAACTTTGCCTACGACCTGTGCGTCCGCAAAACCACTCCCGAGCAGCGGCGTGCCCTTGACCTCAGCCCTTGGCAGCTGGCCTTTAGCGGGGCCGAGCCAGTACATCAGGCTACCCTGGCCCAATTCGCGGCAGCCTTTGCCCCCAGCGGCTTTCGTCCCCAAGCCTTTTATCCCTGCTACGGTATGGCCGAAACCACCTTGCTGGTCACTGGCGAGGCTGTGCAGGGCGAGCCCAAACACCTCATTCTCAAGGCCGCCGACCTGCAGCAAAATCAGGTCACGTTGGTCTCTGCCACCGATGCCGACGCAGCTCGCCCCATTGTCAGCTGTGGCCCCCCGGCCATCCCTAATCAGGTGACTATTGTGGATCCCGACAGCCACCGGCCCTGCCCCCCCCACACCATCGGC contains:
- a CDS encoding DASH family cryptochrome; the encoded protein is MPTLVWFRNDLRLYDHQPLDEALRAGQPIIPLYCFDPRQFGQTAFGFPKTGAYRAQFLLESVADLRRSLQALGSDLVVRVGQPEDVISELVKAHSVEAVYWHEEVTAEELRVEQAVETKLAAMGCKTEVYWGATLYHPDKLPFAIDRLPEVFTQFRKKVEQHSTVDVALPTPPKLLPLPQVNPGTLPTLADFGLEASKPDSRAVLTFEGGETAGLARLNHYVWDADCLKTYKQTRNGMVGADYSSKLSAWLAMGCLSPRRVYETVQDYEAERIRNDSTYWLVFELLWRDYFRLICAKHGNKVFYPSGLRGLLIDWKQDWPRFDAWRNGETGFPLVDANMRELAHSGFMSNRGRQNVASFLTKNLGIDWRMGAEWFESLLVDHDPCSNYGNWNYTAGVGNDARGFRYFNIPKQSKDYDPDGLYVKHWLPELADVPAAKVHEPWKLQPVEQKRFGVILGVDYPRPVVNLQKSVQANEAIYNAAREIG
- a CDS encoding peroxiredoxin; the protein is MAIKVGDVAPDFTLPNQAGETVTLRSFRGQRAVVLYFYPKDDTPGCTVESCSFRDSYEDFVAVGAEVIGISSDSPDSHKAFASKHNLPFTLVSDRGSAVRKAYGVPATLGLLPGRVTYIIDKDGKVRHIFNSQFNPKGHVDQAMGMLKTLQTA
- a CDS encoding nuclease A inhibitor family protein translates to MELQPEHYELAISLSAIEGAMAGLWYPSESDALVSLVIYADPLPSTEALAQKLAGEESLEIRPAETFFRPVLNNPYWASEQGGHLAQKFANLRDVLETHLEDLHSIRVGQSNVTVYLLGRHSSGCFLGACTHVVET
- a CDS encoding glycoside hydrolase family 13 protein, with translation MAFQTPDWVKHAVFYQIFPDRFARTQQHLDDPAMAVTLEPWESPPTPFGYKGGDLWGVAEKLDYLADLGVTAIYMTPIFQSACNHRYHTHDYYQVDPLLGGNPAFFDLLEAAHAKDIKVVLDGVFNHCSRGFFFFNDILENGPNSPWLEWFEVGGWPLSAYDGSQPANYRSWVDNRALPAFKHDHPAVREYLMRVGEYWVRQGIDGWRLDVPFEIKTEGFWQEFRDRIKAINPEAYIVGEVWTDASQWLDGTQFDGVMNYLFTGPTMAFTAGDRIRMDLVEKPHYYPYPALDAAGYGEKIQQLLKLYPWEIQLTQLNLLSSHDVARIHSVVNGDDASMVLSTLLLFTFPGAPSVYYGDEVGLPGELDPDCRRTFPPEKEWHLDLLTIHRELIALRHRHAALRIGTYDVLHAEGQVYGFSRTLGSDRIIVVLNAGEGSALPIATDTLISQGQTVHEVFSYHGATWAQDSLTLPSRSAVVVTVE
- a CDS encoding ABC transporter ATP-binding protein, with the protein product MSAPLLPIDPIQLDNRLPDNRAAVVQTEGLGKTYRTGFWLNQRVTSLKQCSLTVYQGETFGLLGPNGAGKTTLLKILLGIIRPTAGQATLLGHALGDSAVKQRIGYLPENAYFYDFLTGWEFLQYTAGLFGLSRAAQQRRIVELLDLVGLPQEAAKKKQLRQYSKGMLQRVGMAQALMNDPDVVFLDEPMSGLDPTGRFQVREIILALKREGKTIFFNSHILSDVEVICDRIAILDQGELIANGSLDQLLGTADQYVAKGRSGRIAELELWLEPMTVQGDLWQGHVKGDPYEFAKQIPLVGGHLIALQQTRPTLEEFFITQIRQRRGG
- a CDS encoding AMP-binding protein, whose amino-acid sequence is MLKRTLNQTSLQPLTTIATFVELLAWRAEQTPKGIAYRFLAEGTPETAQTITYSALQQRAQAIAVLLQDLNCRNQPVLLLYPAGLDYIAAFFGCLYAGAIAVPAYPPRPNRSLDRIQAMVQDAGATVALTDSATLQKLERRLAETPRLRSLYCLSTDGLQADLAQQWRPPTIQADTLALLQYTSGSTALPKGVMISHDNLLHNSELIGRCFGNTAASRGVSWLPPYHDMGLVGGILQPLYVGAEMTLMAPVSFLQRPVRWLEAISHYQATTSGGPNFAYDLCVRKTTPEQRRALDLSPWQLAFSGAEPVHQATLAQFAAAFAPSGFRPQAFYPCYGMAETTLLVTGEAVQGEPKHLILKAADLQQNQVTLVSATDADAARPIVSCGPPAIPNQVTIVDPDSHRPCPPHTIGEIWVRWSRSIAQGYWRREVATQEAFQANLADGTEGPFLRTGDLGFLHGDDLYVTGRLKDLIIIRGRNHYPQDIEATAEQAHRALRQGSGAAFSVMEHDTEHLVIVHELERSALRTADPEAIFAALRRRVAEDHDLQIGAIALLKPNALPKTSSGKVQRHLCRSMFLAGQFDVVYGWPTAETSQALASAEAPVDNDDEAIAAENSSQPEVDAKSLAVASPASPAASPLNPDAIADWMLSWLANALNVPKHTLNVRQPLAEHGLDSLAAVELAEALESTLGVSLSPTLAYEYPTIEALSIYLATAQDRATVATPLVEAVDHRELEQIVRELELLSDAEVQTLLGRQSH